One Parasphingorhabdus cellanae genomic region harbors:
- a CDS encoding winged helix-turn-helix transcriptional regulator → MDKLTENLSELGTGCSLPISLEVIGERWCFMILRASFNGVRHFEDFLSEIGIARNILANRLTRLVEAGIMSRRPCDHDKRKVEYRLTDKGADLLSVIVAIRQWGEKWETGVPSNPILADAKDRKPISRITIRAHDDRVLGLDDLCWIDEEELRNHGSSDATGDTDRGDMVVRHLKEIGEPSAA, encoded by the coding sequence ATGGATAAATTGACGGAAAATCTCTCGGAACTCGGAACAGGCTGCTCTCTGCCCATTTCTTTAGAGGTAATTGGCGAGCGCTGGTGCTTCATGATTTTGCGCGCCTCGTTTAACGGCGTGCGCCATTTTGAGGATTTTCTTTCGGAAATCGGCATAGCCCGAAACATACTGGCCAACCGGCTGACCCGGCTAGTCGAAGCAGGCATCATGTCCCGCCGCCCCTGCGACCATGACAAACGCAAAGTCGAATATCGCCTTACCGACAAAGGGGCGGACCTACTCAGCGTGATTGTCGCCATTCGCCAGTGGGGCGAAAAATGGGAAACCGGCGTGCCATCCAATCCCATATTGGCCGATGCAAAAGATCGTAAGCCAATCAGCCGGATCACCATTCGCGCCCACGATGACAGAGTCTTGGGTCTTGATGACTTGTGCTGGATTGATGAGGAAGAATTACGCAACCACGGCTCCAGTGATGCCACTGGCGATACAGACCGCGGCGATATGGTGGTCCGCCATCTCAAGGAAATTGGCGAGCCTTCTGCTGCTTGA
- a CDS encoding helix-turn-helix transcriptional regulator has translation MASRYAPWMHYQLLEKGPQPRHRHSTGYAAFILSGTYEELGDTGRWQAEAGDIVYHHQLEAHANRVSSSCSIINIPVPGYLALPPMFQVEHPDDLLKALLLKSLVNCDEDIMAILAPHQVKQPVIGDWPDMLARDLLEAPTHLTRWANQAGIRPETVTRGFFKAYGTTPARYRREAQTRRALREIICSDCALADIAYRTGFADQAHLTRSVVGLTGTTPRAWRKVKTVQYGYAAG, from the coding sequence TTGGCCAGCAGATATGCGCCGTGGATGCATTATCAGCTTTTGGAGAAGGGACCACAACCGCGGCATCGGCACTCGACGGGCTATGCAGCATTCATATTGTCCGGCACATATGAGGAGCTTGGTGATACCGGCCGATGGCAGGCCGAAGCAGGAGATATCGTCTACCATCACCAGCTAGAGGCGCATGCAAACCGCGTATCGTCGTCCTGTTCTATCATCAATATTCCCGTTCCGGGCTATCTTGCTTTGCCGCCAATGTTTCAGGTTGAGCATCCTGACGATCTCCTCAAGGCCCTGCTCCTCAAGTCTTTGGTCAATTGCGACGAAGACATAATGGCTATCCTTGCCCCGCATCAGGTAAAGCAACCCGTTATTGGTGACTGGCCTGACATGCTTGCACGAGATCTTTTGGAAGCACCCACGCATCTCACCCGATGGGCCAATCAAGCGGGTATCAGGCCAGAGACGGTTACTCGCGGTTTTTTCAAAGCCTATGGCACGACGCCAGCTCGTTACAGGCGGGAGGCACAAACACGCCGCGCACTTCGCGAAATCATATGCAGTGATTGCGCTCTGGCGGATATTGCCTATCGTACCGGATTTGCAGATCAGGCACATTTGACTCGATCGGTCGTTGGATTGACCGGAACGACGCCTCGAGCATGGCGAAAAGTCAAAACCGTTCAATACGGTTATGCAGCTGGTTGA
- a CDS encoding CC_3452 family protein: MLISQTPLRHIAMLFVAILTTTLIFTASAAEARSKPVAYTAELQQPVEATRHIIKGTVMHCAGTECKGAKSGSSVKTVCARLSRKVGPLASFTYKGEAVDAETLARCNGDKVGAKQRIANRK; this comes from the coding sequence ATGCTTATCTCCCAAACCCCATTGCGCCACATAGCCATGCTGTTTGTCGCCATCCTCACCACTACGTTAATCTTTACCGCCAGTGCAGCCGAGGCCCGCAGCAAGCCGGTGGCCTACACTGCCGAGCTGCAACAGCCGGTTGAGGCAACGCGCCATATCATCAAAGGTACGGTAATGCATTGTGCCGGTACGGAATGCAAAGGTGCCAAAAGCGGGTCATCGGTCAAGACAGTCTGCGCGCGTTTATCCCGCAAAGTGGGTCCTTTGGCATCATTTACTTATAAAGGCGAAGCCGTGGATGCTGAAACTCTGGCGCGCTGCAATGGCGACAAAGTTGGCGCGAAGCAACGGATCGCAAACCGCAAATAA
- a CDS encoding UDP-glucose--hexose-1-phosphate uridylyltransferase, with translation MFDKPHRRYNPLKDEWILVSPQRLSRPWQGDEGEMEQQPPSYDPDCYLCPGNGRITGEQNPDYDGVFVFKNDFAALMEDVPVEQSDDPLFRAETTSGECHVICFSPDHGKSLPQLSRDQIVAVVDTWCELSDRLGQTYTSVQIFENKGAMMGCSNPHPHGQVWAASHVPDELRRENDSMRGHFANFGTPMLLDLAKREAELGERVVVQTDHWLAIVPYWAEWPFETLLLPRFAVQRMPDLTGEQRDDLAVALRALTARYDNLFQCSFPYSMGWHGAPFGEDDAAHWQLHAHFYPPLLRSATIRKFMVGYEMLAEAQRDLTPEKAAAMLRSLPDTRFSEQAR, from the coding sequence ATGTTTGATAAACCGCATCGCCGCTATAACCCGCTGAAAGACGAGTGGATATTGGTCTCGCCGCAACGGCTGTCCCGCCCGTGGCAGGGCGACGAGGGGGAGATGGAGCAGCAGCCGCCGTCTTATGATCCGGACTGTTATCTGTGTCCGGGAAACGGGCGGATCACCGGTGAGCAAAATCCCGACTATGACGGGGTGTTTGTGTTCAAGAATGACTTTGCCGCATTGATGGAAGATGTGCCGGTGGAGCAATCCGATGATCCACTGTTCCGCGCCGAGACCACGTCTGGCGAATGTCATGTCATCTGTTTCTCGCCCGATCACGGCAAATCCCTGCCGCAACTGTCCCGGGACCAGATCGTGGCGGTTGTGGACACATGGTGTGAGCTTTCGGATAGGCTTGGGCAAACTTACACATCGGTCCAGATATTCGAGAATAAGGGCGCAATGATGGGCTGTTCCAACCCCCATCCCCACGGCCAGGTCTGGGCCGCGAGCCACGTCCCCGACGAACTGCGCCGCGAAAATGACAGCATGCGCGGCCATTTCGCAAACTTCGGAACCCCCATGCTGCTCGACCTCGCCAAGCGCGAAGCAGAGCTTGGCGAAAGGGTGGTGGTGCAAACGGACCACTGGCTGGCCATCGTACCCTATTGGGCGGAATGGCCATTCGAGACGCTGCTGCTGCCTCGCTTTGCCGTACAACGCATGCCGGACCTGACCGGGGAACAGCGGGACGATCTGGCTGTGGCCTTGCGAGCGCTGACCGCACGCTATGACAATCTCTTCCAGTGCAGCTTTCCCTATTCCATGGGCTGGCACGGCGCGCCCTTTGGTGAGGATGACGCGGCACATTGGCAGCTCCACGCCCATTTCTACCCGCCGCTGCTGCGCTCTGCCACCATCCGCAAGTTCATGGTCGGCTATGAAATGCTAGCCGAAGCTCAGCGCGACCTCACCCCCGAAAAAGCGGCAGCGATGTTGCGGTCTTTGCCTGATACCCGATTCAGTGAGCAGGCCCGATGA
- a CDS encoding RelA/SpoT family protein: MLRQYELVERVRSYDPDADEDLINRAYVFSVQKHGSQKRASGDPYFSHPIEVAGLMTDLKLDQQTIVTALLHDTVEDTLTTTEEIEKLFGADIARLVDGVTKLSKIEAQTDNERAAENLRKFLLAMSDDIRVLLVKLADRLHNMRTLHFIKSEEKRRRIAHETMDIYAPLAERIGMYEYMREMQLLAFSHLEPEAHETITGRLNAIKEGDDGQVHKIAKSLEKALAAGGLAAEVSGREKHPYSIWRKMQERHVSFEQLTDIMAFRVITDNSAECYRALGILHQKWKTVPGRFKDYISTPKRNGYQSLHTTIMHGNNMRVEIQIRSERMHRDNEYGLAAHWAYKQGGGPDGQAGWIRDLIEILDHAEDAEELLENTKLAMYQDRIFAFTPKGALLQMPRGSTTVDFAYAVHTDLGNQAVGAKVNGRHVPLRTQLTNGDVVEILKSDGQEPQPGWLSFVITGKARAAIRRFVRHKERDEIVEIGTKLYDEIVERLPGKIGKKALKAALKRLDMVDEDELMIAIGTRELSDREVMEALMPGSVNDNDDDREWPEQDRAISIKGLTPGVAFDLAECCHPVPGDRIVGLRRSGENVEVHAIDCLKLADGVDADWVDLSWGMETDGAAARLMVVLHNKPGTLAEMAGIFGFHNANILRLRMTNRDAPFHTFEVDLEVHNVHHLMRILSALRASEAIAQAERL, translated from the coding sequence ATGTTACGGCAATATGAACTGGTGGAACGGGTGCGCAGCTATGACCCGGATGCGGATGAGGATCTGATCAACCGCGCCTATGTGTTCTCCGTCCAGAAACATGGCAGTCAAAAACGCGCGAGCGGTGATCCCTATTTCAGCCATCCGATCGAAGTCGCCGGGCTGATGACCGACCTCAAGCTCGACCAGCAGACCATCGTCACGGCGCTGCTGCATGATACGGTCGAAGACACGTTGACCACCACCGAAGAAATTGAAAAGCTGTTCGGGGCCGATATCGCCCGGCTGGTTGATGGCGTGACCAAATTGTCGAAGATTGAGGCGCAGACCGACAATGAACGCGCGGCGGAAAATCTCCGCAAATTCCTGCTCGCCATGTCGGATGATATCCGGGTGCTACTGGTCAAGCTAGCCGACCGGTTGCATAATATGCGCACGCTGCATTTCATCAAAAGCGAAGAAAAGCGCCGGCGCATTGCCCATGAGACGATGGATATTTATGCGCCGCTGGCCGAGCGGATCGGCATGTATGAATATATGCGCGAGATGCAGCTGCTGGCCTTCAGTCATCTGGAACCGGAAGCCCATGAAACCATTACCGGGCGTCTTAACGCGATCAAGGAAGGCGATGACGGCCAGGTCCATAAAATTGCCAAGTCGCTGGAAAAGGCGCTGGCGGCTGGCGGTCTTGCCGCAGAGGTCAGCGGGCGGGAAAAGCACCCCTATTCGATCTGGCGCAAGATGCAGGAGCGCCATGTCAGCTTTGAGCAACTGACCGATATCATGGCGTTCCGTGTCATTACCGATAATAGCGCGGAATGTTATCGCGCGCTGGGCATCCTGCACCAGAAATGGAAAACCGTGCCGGGGCGGTTCAAGGATTATATCTCGACGCCCAAGCGCAATGGCTATCAGTCGCTGCACACCACGATCATGCACGGCAATAATATGCGCGTGGAAATCCAGATCCGTTCGGAGCGCATGCACCGCGACAATGAATATGGGCTGGCGGCGCACTGGGCCTATAAGCAGGGCGGCGGGCCGGATGGGCAGGCGGGCTGGATCCGCGATCTGATCGAGATCCTCGACCATGCCGAGGATGCCGAAGAGCTGCTTGAGAATACAAAGCTCGCCATGTACCAGGACAGGATATTTGCCTTCACGCCCAAGGGCGCGTTGCTGCAAATGCCGCGCGGATCGACGACCGTCGATTTTGCCTATGCGGTGCATACGGATCTCGGCAATCAGGCGGTCGGGGCGAAGGTCAATGGTCGCCACGTGCCGCTGCGGACACAGCTGACCAATGGTGATGTCGTCGAAATCCTGAAATCCGATGGGCAGGAGCCGCAGCCCGGCTGGCTGTCCTTTGTCATCACCGGCAAGGCGCGCGCCGCCATCCGCCGGTTCGTGCGGCACAAGGAGCGTGACGAGATTGTCGAGATCGGCACCAAGCTTTACGACGAAATTGTCGAGCGCTTGCCGGGCAAGATCGGGAAAAAGGCGTTAAAGGCGGCGCTCAAGCGGCTTGATATGGTGGATGAGGATGAACTGATGATCGCGATCGGCACGCGCGAATTGAGCGATCGTGAGGTCATGGAAGCGCTGATGCCGGGCAGCGTCAACGACAATGACGACGACCGTGAATGGCCGGAGCAGGATCGGGCGATTTCGATCAAGGGGCTAACGCCGGGTGTCGCCTTTGATCTGGCCGAATGCTGTCATCCGGTGCCCGGCGACCGTATTGTCGGTCTGCGTCGCAGTGGGGAAAATGTCGAGGTGCACGCGATTGATTGCCTGAAACTGGCGGATGGAGTCGACGCGGACTGGGTCGATCTCAGCTGGGGCATGGAAACCGATGGCGCGGCGGCGCGGTTGATGGTTGTGCTGCACAACAAGCCCGGCACGCTCGCTGAGATGGCCGGGATTTTCGGCTTTCACAATGCCAATATCCTGCGGCTTAGGATGACTAACCGCGACGCGCCCTTCCATACGTTCGAGGTCGATCTGGAAGTACACAATGTCCACCACCTGATGCGGATTTTATCGGCGCTCAGGGCATCGGAAGCGATTGCGCAGGCCGAACGGCTCTAG
- a CDS encoding beta-galactosidase produces the protein MMKLGCCYYPEHWPEDIWAEDAKRMVEMGLSQVRIGEFAWSRLEPTAGQYEWEWLDRAIKTLGDAGLEIILGTPTATPPKWLVDSMPDMVAVDEQGRPRKFGSRRHYCFSHQGYREQCARIVEAMAQRYGENPAIVAWQTDNEYGCHDTIVSYSEAAKMGFRRWLSDKYDHVDALNSAWGNVFWSMEYRSFDEVEPPNLTVTEPNPAHVLDYRRFASDEVVTFNKLQVDILRARSPGRDMIHNYMGFFTEFDHHDVGRDLDVASWDSYPLGFLEQFWFSDEEKLRYTRQGHPDIAAFHHDLYRGCCAGGRWSVMEQQPGPVNWARYNPAPLDGMVRLWTLEAMAHGAELVSYFRWRQAPFAQEQMHAGLLRPDSAVAPGGHEAALAAADIEKLGQIGETAKSVALLFSYEAAWLFEAQPQGQSFRYLELVFEMYSALRQLGLNVDIVAPDVALDDYKMVVVPSLPILSPSLVERIAKLDVPVLFGPRTGSKTADFAIPADLAPGPLQQLIPLKVARVESLRPGMTEKGSDYEVTRWIETVETGLSADEMVDDGRGIIFSSGPVGYLASWPPAPLIKRVFAAMAKEAEIATLDLPRDLRVRQLGHVHFAFNYGTGDCDITDHLQGGELILGEALIKPAGVAAWTVA, from the coding sequence ATGATGAAATTGGGATGCTGCTATTATCCGGAACATTGGCCAGAGGACATCTGGGCCGAAGATGCCAAGCGCATGGTGGAAATGGGGCTATCGCAAGTGCGCATCGGCGAATTTGCGTGGAGCCGTCTCGAACCGACGGCGGGGCAGTATGAATGGGAATGGCTGGACCGAGCGATCAAGACATTGGGCGATGCGGGACTGGAGATCATTCTCGGCACGCCGACGGCAACGCCGCCCAAATGGCTCGTCGACAGCATGCCCGATATGGTTGCGGTCGATGAACAGGGCCGCCCGCGCAAATTCGGATCACGCCGCCATTATTGCTTTTCCCATCAAGGCTATCGCGAACAATGCGCGCGGATCGTCGAGGCGATGGCGCAGCGCTATGGCGAGAACCCCGCCATTGTCGCGTGGCAGACCGATAATGAATATGGCTGTCACGACACGATTGTGAGCTATTCCGAGGCCGCGAAAATGGGTTTTCGCCGGTGGCTCTCCGACAAATATGACCATGTCGATGCGCTGAATAGCGCCTGGGGCAATGTCTTCTGGAGCATGGAATATCGCAGCTTTGATGAAGTAGAACCGCCCAACCTGACGGTGACTGAACCCAATCCAGCCCATGTGCTCGACTATCGCCGCTTTGCCTCGGACGAGGTTGTTACTTTCAACAAGTTGCAGGTGGATATCTTGCGCGCCCGATCGCCGGGGCGGGACATGATCCACAATTATATGGGGTTTTTCACCGAATTTGATCATCATGATGTGGGCAGGGATCTCGATGTCGCCAGTTGGGACAGCTATCCGCTCGGCTTTCTTGAACAGTTCTGGTTCAGCGATGAGGAAAAGCTGCGCTACACCCGGCAAGGCCATCCCGATATCGCGGCCTTTCACCACGACCTCTATCGCGGGTGTTGCGCTGGTGGCCGCTGGAGCGTGATGGAGCAGCAGCCGGGACCGGTAAACTGGGCGCGCTATAATCCCGCGCCGCTGGATGGCATGGTCCGGCTGTGGACGCTGGAGGCAATGGCGCACGGGGCGGAGCTGGTATCCTATTTCCGTTGGCGTCAGGCGCCCTTTGCACAGGAACAGATGCATGCAGGTTTGCTGCGCCCCGATAGTGCAGTGGCACCGGGCGGGCATGAGGCCGCGTTGGCGGCGGCCGATATTGAGAAGCTGGGGCAGATTGGCGAGACGGCGAAATCGGTTGCGTTGCTCTTTTCTTATGAAGCCGCCTGGCTGTTCGAGGCGCAACCGCAGGGGCAGAGTTTTCGGTATCTGGAACTGGTTTTTGAAATGTACAGCGCGCTGCGGCAACTGGGGTTGAATGTCGATATCGTCGCTCCGGATGTGGCGCTGGATGACTATAAAATGGTCGTCGTGCCGAGCCTGCCGATATTGAGCCCGTCGCTAGTGGAGCGGATTGCAAAGCTCGACGTCCCGGTCCTGTTCGGGCCGCGAACCGGCAGCAAGACTGCCGATTTTGCGATTCCAGCGGATCTGGCGCCCGGTCCGTTGCAGCAGCTGATCCCTTTGAAAGTGGCGCGGGTGGAGAGCCTGCGGCCCGGCATGACCGAAAAAGGATCGGACTATGAAGTCACGCGCTGGATAGAGACGGTGGAAACCGGATTGTCAGCCGACGAGATGGTCGATGATGGCCGCGGGATTATCTTCTCCAGTGGTCCTGTCGGCTATCTCGCCAGCTGGCCGCCTGCGCCGCTGATCAAGCGGGTTTTCGCGGCCATGGCCAAGGAGGCGGAAATCGCGACATTGGATTTGCCGCGCGATCTACGCGTCCGGCAGCTTGGCCATGTCCATTTCGCTTTTAACTATGGAACCGGCGATTGCGACATTACCGATCACCTGCAGGGCGGTGAGCTGATATTGGGTGAGGCGCTGATCAAGCCCGCCGGTGTCGCCGCATGGACTGTTGCCTAG
- a CDS encoding sodium:solute symporter family transporter: protein MLANLPTTSGVQIIVCIAITAIIGFATWAKVRQAKTHDGSSKDVFLAGGSLTWLFVAGSITLTNLSTDQLVGMNGNQMLLLAWWEICGFAGLLILAFVFVPIYYKNNCTTVTELLEKRYRGKSIRTLISGLFLFGNILIYLPAALYSGALFMQSLFGSDIPLIYFAGILAVISAAYTIFGGLRAVAVMDTYSGVGILGLAVAIVILALAAVDYDIVTDMPMERLSMIGGPDSPIPFHTLFTGMIFIQIFYWSTNQNITQRAMAAPTVKEAQKGVMVAAIIRILIVPPIVVIPGVVAYKLFGDIGDAAYGRLVAEVLPGWLSGAFAAMVAAAVITTFSAVLNSSVALYSVDFHEQFIGEVKDHWKLAAAVSVLLTIVAIMLVPLYQNAESIINLLQQLNGLLSMPILSAFIAGLLFRGVCAPAAVGGVIWGVLLYGAYTFRLEPAGIITMHYIDFMVVTLATSVIAALLANRAMGNKARFAGFREALT from the coding sequence ATGTTAGCCAATTTACCGACAACCAGCGGTGTACAGATTATCGTCTGTATCGCCATCACCGCCATTATCGGCTTTGCGACCTGGGCAAAAGTCCGGCAGGCGAAAACCCATGACGGGTCGAGCAAGGACGTGTTTCTGGCCGGTGGCAGTCTGACATGGTTATTTGTGGCGGGCTCGATCACGCTGACCAATCTGTCGACCGATCAGCTGGTCGGGATGAACGGCAACCAGATGCTGTTACTGGCCTGGTGGGAAATTTGCGGCTTTGCGGGATTGCTGATCCTCGCGTTTGTTTTTGTTCCGATCTATTACAAGAATAACTGCACGACGGTGACGGAGCTGCTCGAAAAGCGGTATAGGGGCAAAAGCATCCGGACGCTGATTTCGGGCCTCTTCCTGTTCGGCAATATCCTGATCTATCTGCCCGCCGCGCTCTATTCCGGGGCCCTGTTCATGCAGTCGCTATTTGGCAGCGACATACCGCTGATCTATTTTGCCGGCATATTGGCTGTCATCTCGGCGGCCTATACGATTTTCGGCGGGCTGCGCGCGGTGGCGGTGATGGACACCTATTCCGGCGTTGGCATATTGGGTCTGGCGGTGGCCATCGTCATATTGGCGCTGGCAGCGGTGGATTATGATATTGTCACCGATATGCCCATGGAACGGCTCTCGATGATTGGCGGACCGGATTCACCCATTCCGTTTCACACCCTGTTTACCGGCATGATTTTCATCCAGATATTCTACTGGTCGACCAACCAGAATATCACTCAGCGGGCGATGGCGGCGCCGACGGTGAAGGAAGCGCAAAAGGGCGTGATGGTTGCGGCGATTATCCGCATATTGATCGTGCCGCCCATTGTCGTGATTCCCGGTGTTGTGGCTTATAAGTTATTCGGCGATATCGGTGATGCGGCTTACGGGCGACTGGTCGCCGAGGTGTTGCCCGGATGGTTGTCGGGCGCGTTTGCCGCGATGGTCGCGGCCGCTGTGATCACCACCTTTAGTGCGGTGCTTAACAGTTCCGTCGCGCTCTACTCGGTTGATTTTCACGAGCAATTTATTGGCGAAGTCAAGGATCACTGGAAACTGGCGGCGGCGGTTTCGGTCTTGCTGACCATCGTTGCGATCATGTTGGTGCCGCTCTATCAAAATGCCGAAAGTATCATCAACCTGCTGCAGCAGTTAAACGGCCTCTTATCGATGCCGATATTGTCGGCCTTTATCGCCGGACTGCTGTTTCGCGGGGTTTGCGCGCCAGCGGCGGTTGGCGGGGTGATCTGGGGCGTGCTGCTTTACGGTGCCTATACGTTCCGGCTGGAACCGGCGGGCATTATCACCATGCATTATATCGACTTCATGGTGGTCACGCTGGCAACATCGGTCATCGCCGCCTTGCTGGCCAATCGCGCCATGGGCAATAAAGCGCGCTTTGCCGGATTTAGAGAGGCGCTGACGTAA
- a CDS encoding alpha-galactosidase — MRQNSSPNPPMVERGTSWRLDGNAITLVFVAAGRDEIDLAYLGPRLPEGEDLSALVAAGHFSRHENEPDDPRIGGLLPQARDGYRGRPAFQIRSGEQALHCDFQLVNVEADGPQMIAMWVEKSSGLQVDLHWKIVDARTIEVTTHLVANDVGDIILEAASSLAMPLPRQFSHMTAFHGRWAREMQATTSRIGPQAIEMRSANGKPGFDAGNWLIFHGDDGQKDGGECLGIHASSCGDHLAHVIQDQDGRACLSIEALRQPGGIALNAGDTADLGQVTLILGENRDHLTQLFHDHVRTHILPQRSDWGSRKVHLNSWEALAFDLDEAKLKTLASAAADLGIERFVLDDGWFKGRRSDDAGLGDWQVDKAIFPGGLTPLIDHVQGLDMDFGLWVEPEMVSPDSDLYRAHPDWCLHDDLADRPTERNQLVLDLSREDAFAYIHDALAALLDNHDIAYLKWDHNRRLFPDNGLQQFAIQRLLGKLRQNYPAVEIESCSSGGGRVSFAMLEHCHRIWPSDNNDPIERLRIMESWARFLPLEILGNHVGPSPNPITGRRTDMNFRAKVALFGHMGVETNPAAMSEDERAVLRAHVALYKQWRDVLHQGDFRQLHHSETGIHGQMVVSGERALAMVAQTGFAENFNVAPIRLPGLNADALYNVTLPKPWPQKASTYLSDPERWESGMTLSGRVLAERGLALPLTHPETAWLIAIEEKG, encoded by the coding sequence TTGCGCCAGAATTCATCGCCTAATCCGCCGATGGTTGAGAGGGGAACAAGCTGGCGGCTGGATGGCAATGCCATCACATTGGTGTTTGTCGCCGCGGGGCGCGATGAAATAGATCTGGCCTATCTGGGACCCCGCTTGCCCGAAGGCGAAGACCTCTCGGCATTGGTGGCTGCGGGACATTTTAGCCGCCACGAAAATGAGCCGGATGACCCCCGCATAGGCGGACTCTTGCCGCAAGCCCGTGACGGCTATCGCGGCCGACCGGCTTTTCAAATCCGGTCCGGCGAACAGGCTCTTCATTGCGATTTTCAGCTGGTCAATGTCGAAGCGGATGGACCCCAGATGATAGCCATGTGGGTTGAGAAATCGTCCGGCTTGCAAGTCGACCTGCACTGGAAAATTGTCGATGCCCGCACCATAGAGGTGACGACCCATTTGGTAGCGAATGACGTAGGGGATATCATTCTCGAAGCCGCGTCATCGCTTGCCATGCCGCTGCCCCGCCAATTTAGCCATATGACCGCTTTTCATGGGCGCTGGGCGCGCGAGATGCAGGCGACGACAAGCCGCATCGGTCCCCAGGCCATCGAGATGCGCTCGGCCAATGGCAAGCCCGGCTTTGATGCGGGCAACTGGCTGATCTTTCATGGCGATGACGGCCAAAAAGATGGCGGAGAATGTCTTGGCATTCATGCATCTTCCTGTGGCGATCATCTGGCCCATGTCATACAGGATCAGGATGGCCGGGCCTGCCTGTCTATCGAGGCGCTACGACAACCGGGCGGAATTGCGCTGAACGCCGGTGATACTGCCGACCTTGGCCAAGTGACGTTGATCCTTGGCGAGAATCGGGATCATCTCACGCAGCTGTTTCACGATCATGTCCGGACGCATATCCTGCCGCAGCGATCAGACTGGGGATCGCGCAAGGTCCATCTCAACAGCTGGGAAGCACTGGCCTTCGATCTCGACGAAGCCAAGCTGAAGACGCTGGCTAGCGCGGCAGCCGATCTCGGGATTGAGCGTTTCGTGCTGGATGACGGCTGGTTCAAGGGGCGACGCAGTGACGATGCCGGTCTTGGCGACTGGCAAGTGGACAAAGCTATTTTTCCGGGTGGCCTGACGCCGCTCATCGACCATGTGCAGGGACTCGATATGGATTTCGGCCTGTGGGTTGAGCCGGAAATGGTGTCGCCCGATAGCGATCTATACCGTGCCCATCCCGACTGGTGTCTGCATGATGATCTTGCGGATCGTCCGACCGAGCGCAATCAACTGGTGCTCGATCTGAGCCGCGAAGATGCCTTTGCCTATATCCATGACGCGTTGGCCGCTTTGCTCGACAATCATGATATTGCCTATCTGAAATGGGATCATAACCGGCGGCTATTCCCCGATAACGGCTTGCAGCAATTTGCTATCCAAAGGCTGCTGGGGAAATTGCGTCAAAACTATCCGGCAGTAGAGATTGAAAGCTGTTCCAGCGGCGGCGGGCGCGTAAGCTTTGCGATGCTGGAGCATTGTCACCGCATTTGGCCGAGCGATAACAACGATCCGATCGAACGGCTGCGCATCATGGAAAGCTGGGCGCGGTTCCTGCCGCTCGAGATCCTTGGCAATCATGTCGGGCCCTCGCCCAATCCGATCACCGGTCGCCGCACCGATATGAATTTCCGCGCCAAGGTCGCCCTGTTCGGTCATATGGGTGTCGAGACCAATCCGGCGGCGATGAGCGAGGATGAGCGGGCAGTCTTGCGGGCGCATGTCGCACTCTACAAACAATGGCGCGACGTGCTCCATCAGGGCGATTTCCGGCAATTACACCATTCCGAAACCGGCATCCATGGCCAGATGGTGGTGAGCGGCGAACGCGCTCTAGCCATGGTTGCGCAAACCGGCTTTGCGGAAAATTTCAATGTCGCACCGATACGCTTGCCCGGTCTGAATGCAGACGCGCTGTACAACGTCACCCTGCCCAAGCCGTGGCCGCAAAAAGCTTCCACGTATCTTTCCGATCCGGAGCGATGGGAGAGCGGCATGACCTTGAGCGGACGGGTGTTGGCCGAGCGGGGATTGGCGCTGCCACTGACCCACCCCGAAACCGCTTGGTTGATCGCCATCGAAGAAAAGGGATAA